One segment of Anatilimnocola aggregata DNA contains the following:
- a CDS encoding MFS transporter: MPAQVASPLAGERSNSPDTNASKGSLLVVFLTVFIDLLGFGMVLPLLPLYAEKFGIAEHGWELGLLMAIFSMMQFIFSPLWGRVSDRIGRRPVIIIGLIGSVVCYTLFGIAAIQQSLLLLFISRTGAGIAGATISTAAAYIADVTTKEKRAKGMALIGVSFGLGFTFGPLLAWAALLSARVEPTSEGPVIAASATDNLDVQLDPAKSSAEIAKADKRQYDEVARSPLPGFVAAGLSLVALLLAVFLLPESLRPGVSHTHMGLFDLRALRDSVSTPTIAALLFTSFLSVTAFGGFETTAALLLKDENQGFGMKFGQIPLFFAYIGIMLSLVQGGVVRRLSTRLSEVTMAEIGFVLTTIGFVLLTLATLWHSWPLLFIATAVSVGGFAFTTPSLSALISRRSDPDRQGGIMGVSQGVSALARIAGPLFAIPLFKSVSAVAPYYAAIGLMIIALLSLIRFARHGRDFGSTTTTSADH, from the coding sequence ATGCCCGCCCAAGTTGCTTCGCCCCTCGCGGGCGAACGCTCTAATTCACCCGATACGAATGCCAGCAAAGGTTCGTTGCTGGTCGTTTTTCTCACCGTCTTCATCGACCTGCTCGGCTTTGGCATGGTGCTGCCGCTGCTGCCGCTCTATGCGGAGAAGTTCGGCATCGCCGAGCATGGTTGGGAGCTCGGGCTGCTGATGGCCATTTTCTCGATGATGCAATTCATTTTCTCGCCCCTTTGGGGGCGCGTCTCCGATCGCATCGGCCGGCGGCCAGTCATTATCATCGGGCTCATCGGCTCCGTCGTTTGTTACACGCTGTTCGGCATCGCCGCCATCCAGCAAAGCCTGCTGCTGCTGTTCATCAGCCGCACGGGGGCGGGAATTGCCGGCGCGACCATCTCCACCGCCGCTGCATATATCGCCGACGTAACAACGAAAGAAAAACGAGCCAAAGGGATGGCGCTGATCGGCGTCTCGTTTGGTCTCGGTTTCACCTTCGGCCCCTTGCTCGCCTGGGCGGCACTCTTATCGGCGAGAGTAGAGCCCACCAGCGAAGGACCGGTGATTGCAGCGAGCGCCACCGACAACCTCGATGTGCAACTCGATCCTGCTAAGTCGAGCGCCGAGATTGCCAAGGCCGACAAGCGGCAATACGACGAAGTGGCTCGCAGTCCCCTGCCCGGCTTCGTCGCCGCGGGTCTCTCACTCGTGGCCCTGTTGCTGGCCGTCTTCTTGTTGCCCGAAAGTTTGCGCCCCGGAGTCTCGCACACGCACATGGGGCTGTTCGATCTTCGCGCCCTGCGAGATTCCGTCTCGACGCCAACCATCGCTGCCCTGCTCTTCACTTCGTTCCTCAGCGTGACCGCCTTCGGCGGTTTTGAAACGACGGCTGCACTCTTGCTGAAGGACGAAAACCAAGGCTTTGGAATGAAGTTCGGGCAAATCCCGCTGTTCTTTGCTTACATCGGTATCATGCTCAGCCTGGTGCAAGGTGGCGTCGTGCGCCGACTTTCAACGCGATTGAGTGAAGTAACGATGGCGGAAATCGGCTTCGTACTGACGACCATCGGCTTCGTGCTGCTCACCCTCGCCACGCTCTGGCACAGTTGGCCGCTCCTCTTCATTGCGACTGCGGTTTCCGTCGGCGGCTTCGCCTTTACAACTCCTTCACTCAGCGCGCTGATCAGTCGCCGCAGCGATCCAGATCGTCAGGGTGGCATCATGGGTGTGAGTCAAGGCGTGAGCGCTCTGGCGCGTATCGCTGGGCCGCTGTTCGCCATTCCGCTCTTTAAGAGCGTCTCGGCAGTCGCGCCGTACTACGCCGCCATCGGGCTGATGATTATCGCACTCCTCTCGCTGATTCGGTTTGCCCGCCACGGCCGGGACTTTGGTTCCACCACAACCACGAGCGCGGACCATTAA
- a CDS encoding right-handed parallel beta-helix repeat-containing protein, producing MTALATLKKLFARSTPAKQARSKFFRPAIDALEDRRLMAVFIVDDDFAADNPARRQYTTIQGAVDAAITPVGNRAGDSIVVRPGLYNESVSIDKRITITGAVAPAIPFIGNRPYANDPSLNPARASIVDPATGAGFTITASNVILQGFTVANFDESEDTQGIVVTGGTANKILRNVIVDNTIGISLATDTATSNVGAARTTYVTGNVLRDNNTLGAAAGNGIYSDAGLRNVSITANRITGHENASILAITTVDTDFNTSVTIASNLIGNQVTGEADSAIILANLTNSTVVGNVMRNIYNNGTGIALVGGVSNVKVLSNNLANGAFTGINVIFRPGDYAVAAPNSNNLIQGNVITNFGDGGIRLREGANNNVVKANVVQKNGFGASEADANDGFGSGISLEDAIDNIVELNVSYYNDTDGFYADLLSSGNIIRNNTGLFNGEHDFHDDSIGAGTAGTANTYTNNRGRNGSPAGLIRFRY from the coding sequence ATGACCGCTCTCGCCACTTTGAAGAAACTGTTTGCTCGATCCACGCCAGCAAAACAAGCTCGCTCGAAATTCTTTCGCCCTGCAATCGACGCTTTGGAAGATCGCCGGTTGATGGCGGTCTTCATTGTCGATGACGACTTTGCGGCCGATAATCCCGCGCGCCGCCAATACACCACCATTCAGGGGGCGGTCGACGCTGCAATCACTCCGGTTGGCAATCGCGCGGGCGATTCGATTGTGGTCCGCCCCGGCTTGTATAACGAATCGGTCTCGATCGATAAGCGCATCACCATTACGGGGGCCGTGGCACCGGCTATTCCCTTCATTGGTAACAGACCCTATGCGAACGATCCTTCGCTCAACCCGGCGCGGGCTTCGATTGTCGATCCGGCCACAGGCGCTGGGTTCACCATCACCGCCAGCAATGTGATTCTGCAGGGCTTTACGGTCGCAAACTTCGACGAAAGCGAGGATACGCAGGGCATCGTTGTGACCGGTGGCACAGCCAATAAAATTCTCAGGAATGTGATCGTCGATAACACGATTGGCATCTCGCTAGCCACCGATACTGCCACATCCAACGTGGGTGCAGCCCGAACGACCTACGTCACCGGCAACGTACTGCGCGATAATAACACGCTTGGTGCTGCGGCAGGCAATGGTATCTATTCTGACGCTGGCCTGCGCAACGTCAGCATCACGGCCAATCGGATCACCGGGCACGAAAATGCATCGATTCTGGCCATTACCACCGTCGATACGGACTTCAACACGAGCGTGACCATTGCCTCCAACTTGATTGGCAATCAAGTCACCGGTGAAGCTGATTCGGCCATCATCCTGGCGAATCTGACGAACTCGACTGTGGTTGGTAATGTAATGCGCAACATCTACAACAACGGCACCGGTATCGCGCTGGTGGGTGGTGTCAGCAACGTGAAGGTGTTGAGTAACAACCTGGCCAATGGCGCGTTCACTGGCATCAACGTCATTTTCCGCCCGGGTGATTACGCAGTTGCAGCGCCGAACTCAAACAATCTGATTCAAGGCAATGTCATAACGAACTTCGGTGACGGCGGAATTCGTTTGCGAGAAGGGGCGAACAACAACGTCGTCAAGGCGAATGTCGTGCAGAAGAATGGCTTTGGTGCCTCCGAGGCAGACGCGAACGATGGCTTCGGTTCAGGCATTAGCTTGGAAGATGCAATCGATAATATCGTGGAACTGAACGTTTCGTATTACAACGACACGGACGGTTTCTATGCCGATTTGCTCTCCAGCGGGAACATCATTCGCAACAACACCGGCCTATTCAATGGCGAACACGACTTTCACGATGATTCGATCGGCGCGGGAACCGCTGGCACAGCCAACACCTATACCAACAATCGCGGCCGAAATGGTTCGCCTGCAGGGCTGATTCGGTTCCGTTACTAG
- a CDS encoding LamG-like jellyroll fold domain-containing protein, whose amino-acid sequence MAEQFDPYYTWLGIPPEDQPADYYRLLGLKKLESNLDVISHAADRQMAHLRTLQTGKHATHSQRLLNEISSASTCLLTPEKKAAYDRKLREEQKAKEQTVAKPTLQVAKPLPVAKPNVLPVAASVPLSPQPIPVMPQPLPNLAPAPIQLAPSFRHNSPAAKSGLAKLILSAAAIAAVFLVALTIVALNLNQPPEVATRPASAEAAPTPPAIQQSSQSPIQKLPTPPVVPTPKVPQPDATNPAVKSNSPVGSPASTSPAITANNPPPAVPANVIPASAPPEQFVMRLPKRARIDLQNTQALVDFRQPFTYELAVKFDAGSTGFLFGNRNHLNLLKVPPTGPMIGYRWNLIGLPPVTCLMPPPTGSEWFHLAISHDDKRLYAFVNGRKVDEADGEFKKGEMPVHNVPLYFGSHPDHSPLFSGVLGGIRISSVARYVSDFAPPTKFTKDADTLLVLDMANPQPGVMTDLSGQGHDGSIKLGEWEPGKPDYSTAVALLGLPLPTGEAVVATTPNSPSNPTPFGESPAFGPQPAIEPTQLLAVPDEALLMKARVAVFDVFGAAAKQATKPELKVKVAQDMLKLASETKDDLAAEYVLLDNARKLLIGAGDVQLALAAVAQMEQRFMDPAREIRTTTLTALADANLSPEAREQLVNVTLAAMDAATQARQFSLTEQLSLLAVRVSTKLKDADARKAVAQRRTEVVRLRQQVTIFEAAQETLKSSPSDAAANLVIGKFLCFLLHDFAAGRTHLIAGDLPELAEAAKLDLAADQGTPADKVAAANAWLKWVEGAKGTDKDLTSAAQVRAKARYREALPSLTGLEKVKVEKWLADLAAVADVSSATPGTSQAVAKGPVLVIYNTHGFRFRDRGTLEFNVLLLKDGKIVDQARGVPLEWNPEINVSKQLQLGTKPFDTIRVEITRWQEHSGGLAEVELLVNSENVLRGKPVTASGKYGTSLTQHQPAMVTDGIKDEERHGGEGRGYWILPNKTAGWIEISLK is encoded by the coding sequence ATGGCCGAACAATTCGATCCCTATTACACCTGGCTAGGAATTCCGCCGGAGGATCAGCCTGCGGATTACTACCGACTGCTTGGATTGAAAAAGCTTGAGTCGAATCTAGATGTGATCTCGCATGCTGCAGATCGCCAGATGGCGCACCTTCGCACTTTGCAGACCGGCAAGCATGCCACCCATTCGCAGCGATTGTTGAACGAGATCTCGAGCGCGAGCACCTGCCTGCTAACGCCCGAAAAGAAGGCCGCTTACGATCGCAAACTGCGGGAAGAGCAAAAGGCAAAAGAACAAACCGTCGCCAAGCCCACACTGCAAGTCGCGAAACCTCTGCCTGTGGCGAAGCCGAATGTACTTCCAGTCGCGGCTTCAGTTCCGTTATCGCCACAACCGATTCCGGTTATGCCACAACCGCTGCCGAACCTAGCGCCAGCGCCCATTCAACTCGCCCCCAGTTTTCGTCACAACAGTCCCGCTGCCAAGAGTGGCCTGGCCAAGCTCATTCTCAGCGCTGCTGCCATCGCCGCCGTGTTTCTCGTTGCGCTGACGATCGTCGCGCTGAATCTCAACCAGCCGCCAGAAGTTGCTACTCGACCGGCCAGCGCCGAGGCGGCTCCCACTCCGCCCGCCATTCAGCAGTCGAGTCAGTCACCCATTCAAAAGTTACCGACTCCTCCCGTTGTTCCAACGCCCAAGGTTCCTCAGCCTGACGCTACAAATCCGGCGGTGAAATCTAACTCGCCAGTCGGTTCTCCTGCCAGCACTTCTCCGGCCATAACAGCGAACAATCCTCCTCCGGCAGTTCCGGCGAATGTCATTCCCGCCTCAGCCCCACCCGAGCAGTTCGTCATGCGACTTCCCAAACGCGCGCGCATCGATCTGCAGAATACGCAAGCTCTTGTGGATTTTCGCCAGCCATTCACCTATGAATTGGCGGTGAAATTCGATGCAGGGTCGACAGGTTTTCTGTTTGGGAATCGCAACCATCTGAACTTGCTGAAGGTTCCTCCAACTGGGCCGATGATTGGCTACCGCTGGAACTTAATTGGCCTCCCCCCAGTCACCTGCCTGATGCCCCCTCCGACTGGTAGCGAGTGGTTTCATCTGGCAATCTCGCACGACGACAAGCGGCTGTATGCCTTTGTCAACGGCCGTAAGGTGGACGAGGCCGACGGGGAATTTAAGAAGGGGGAGATGCCAGTTCACAATGTGCCGCTCTACTTTGGCTCGCATCCCGACCACTCACCGCTCTTTAGCGGAGTTCTGGGCGGGATTCGCATCTCGTCGGTGGCCCGCTACGTGAGCGACTTTGCACCGCCAACAAAGTTCACGAAGGATGCGGACACACTTTTGGTCCTCGATATGGCAAATCCGCAACCCGGCGTCATGACCGACCTTTCGGGGCAGGGGCACGATGGCTCAATCAAGCTGGGGGAGTGGGAACCGGGTAAACCGGACTACTCGACTGCGGTGGCCTTGCTGGGTTTGCCATTGCCAACCGGTGAGGCGGTCGTCGCAACTACGCCGAATTCACCCAGCAATCCAACGCCATTCGGTGAGAGTCCTGCATTTGGCCCGCAGCCCGCGATCGAACCGACGCAACTTCTTGCTGTTCCAGACGAAGCATTGCTTATGAAGGCCCGAGTTGCTGTTTTTGATGTTTTTGGAGCGGCGGCCAAACAGGCGACCAAGCCCGAATTGAAGGTCAAAGTCGCCCAGGACATGCTCAAGCTGGCGAGCGAGACCAAGGATGACTTAGCTGCTGAGTACGTGCTGCTCGACAACGCCCGCAAATTGCTGATTGGTGCCGGGGATGTCCAACTGGCTTTGGCAGCAGTCGCGCAGATGGAACAACGCTTCATGGATCCGGCCCGCGAGATTCGCACGACCACACTCACCGCGCTAGCCGACGCCAATCTGTCACCCGAGGCCCGCGAACAGTTGGTAAACGTCACGCTGGCAGCGATGGACGCTGCCACACAGGCTCGTCAGTTTTCGCTTACCGAGCAATTGTCGCTACTCGCAGTACGGGTTTCGACTAAGTTGAAGGATGCCGACGCGCGCAAAGCCGTTGCTCAGCGGCGAACCGAAGTGGTTCGCTTAAGGCAGCAAGTTACGATCTTTGAAGCTGCGCAAGAAACGCTCAAAAGCTCGCCCAGCGATGCTGCGGCGAACCTGGTCATCGGCAAGTTTCTCTGTTTTCTGCTGCACGATTTCGCTGCGGGACGAACTCACCTGATTGCTGGCGATCTGCCCGAGTTGGCTGAGGCGGCCAAGCTCGATCTGGCCGCGGACCAGGGAACTCCCGCCGACAAAGTGGCTGCTGCAAATGCCTGGCTCAAATGGGTCGAGGGCGCGAAGGGGACTGATAAGGATTTGACGTCTGCTGCGCAAGTTCGGGCGAAAGCTCGCTACCGCGAAGCGCTGCCATCCCTTACTGGACTTGAGAAAGTGAAAGTGGAGAAATGGCTGGCAGACTTGGCCGCGGTGGCCGATGTCTCGTCTGCGACTCCCGGCACATCACAGGCAGTGGCCAAAGGCCCAGTGCTGGTGATTTATAACACGCATGGTTTCCGCTTCCGTGATCGAGGAACGCTCGAGTTCAACGTGCTCTTATTGAAGGACGGGAAGATCGTGGATCAGGCCCGGGGAGTGCCGCTGGAGTGGAACCCTGAGATCAACGTTTCCAAGCAATTGCAGTTGGGGACGAAGCCGTTCGACACCATTCGCGTGGAAATCACGCGTTGGCAAGAGCATAGCGGCGGCCTCGCAGAGGTTGAATTGCTGGTGAATAGCGAGAATGTACTGCGGGGTAAGCCGGTTACTGCCAGTGGAAAGTACGGCACCAGTTTGACTCAGCACCAGCCGGCGATGGTTACTGACGGCATCAAAGACGAAGAGCGACACGGTGGCGAAGGAAGAGGCTACTGGATCTTGCCCAACAAGACCGCTGGTTGGATCGAGATTAGCTTAAAGTAG
- a CDS encoding SHD1 domain-containing protein — translation MWISFRCYQPQQAFFFSLACLLAVATGAHADETIPAAQPTTRDASPDHQVVLRISGAMLNGMLDNKEIDRPIDIREDILGTAIQGKGRVVGHTHVNLVESGDAAKFVIHFHGEVHSRTTGYHGPAIIYSRAVTKFSASKLVVFKPGEGFVGQPTKVKATTASTLEGIASTRSGWLGRIVRRRAAQREAELRPQVTEIARRRAEQRIALGFEKTSEVRLAKLNKNLDNRSLAMVGLRTDSQGEANFTCCTTPRHLHIATKNCAGAATIELPDHHIVENVTCPIELWVHDSLVGERLSAGIDMLTTHLGSSDLVTTIAAAAEVLRGNSHPMHEHSTDSTSPLRVQKAGKWRVVQVAMPAAEVTSVVKAMQTQPTKTAKPVLATVAEKAAQIVAQQRDKVETSTATPPAPQPRTWTSGKYTADAEFVALEAGIVRLRRPSGVNTTIPLAKLSPNDQQWITSRLAQQ, via the coding sequence ATGTGGATTTCGTTTCGTTGCTATCAGCCTCAGCAGGCATTCTTCTTTTCGCTGGCCTGTTTGCTGGCAGTAGCGACCGGTGCCCATGCCGACGAAACAATTCCCGCTGCCCAGCCAACGACTCGCGACGCAAGTCCCGATCACCAAGTGGTGCTCCGCATTTCTGGTGCAATGCTCAACGGCATGCTCGATAACAAGGAAATCGACCGCCCCATCGACATCCGCGAAGACATCTTGGGAACTGCCATCCAAGGTAAAGGAAGAGTTGTCGGTCACACTCACGTCAATCTGGTCGAGAGTGGCGACGCGGCGAAGTTTGTCATTCACTTTCACGGCGAAGTTCATTCCCGCACCACCGGCTATCATGGCCCGGCCATCATTTACAGCCGGGCAGTTACCAAGTTCTCGGCGTCCAAACTGGTCGTTTTCAAACCAGGCGAAGGGTTTGTAGGCCAGCCGACTAAGGTGAAGGCTACGACGGCTTCCACCCTGGAAGGAATCGCCTCGACTCGCAGCGGTTGGCTTGGCCGTATCGTCCGTCGACGGGCCGCTCAACGAGAGGCTGAACTACGTCCGCAAGTTACCGAGATCGCTCGCCGCCGTGCCGAACAACGAATCGCTCTGGGCTTTGAAAAGACCAGCGAGGTTCGCCTGGCAAAGCTCAACAAAAATTTAGACAATCGTTCGCTGGCGATGGTCGGTCTGCGAACCGATTCGCAAGGCGAAGCAAACTTCACTTGCTGCACCACTCCGCGCCATCTCCACATTGCCACCAAGAACTGCGCTGGTGCTGCAACGATCGAATTGCCAGATCATCACATCGTCGAAAACGTCACTTGCCCGATTGAACTCTGGGTTCACGATTCGCTCGTGGGTGAGCGACTATCAGCCGGCATCGACATGCTGACCACGCACTTAGGCTCTAGCGATCTCGTCACTACTATCGCGGCCGCGGCGGAAGTGTTGCGTGGCAATTCGCACCCCATGCACGAACACTCCACCGACTCAACCAGCCCGCTCCGCGTGCAAAAGGCCGGCAAGTGGCGCGTCGTCCAAGTCGCCATGCCAGCCGCCGAAGTGACTAGCGTGGTCAAGGCAATGCAAACCCAGCCCACGAAGACTGCCAAGCCCGTCTTAGCTACCGTGGCGGAAAAAGCGGCCCAAATCGTCGCCCAGCAACGCGACAAAGTGGAAACTTCGACGGCCACACCGCCAGCTCCCCAGCCCCGCACTTGGACCAGCGGCAAATACACTGCTGACGCCGAGTTCGTCGCACTCGAAGCCGGCATCGTCCGCCTTCGTCGCCCGAGTGGCGTAAACACCACCATCCCCCTCGCCAAACTCTCGCCCAACGACCAGCAGTGGATCACCAGTCGACTGGCGCAGCAATAA
- a CDS encoding Gfo/Idh/MocA family protein, with protein sequence MSSKQTRRRFLQTTAAVGVGYWAAGGVSPRVSLSANEEIRFASVGVGGKGSSDSADAGRSGKMVAIVDIDDSTLGKAGEKFEGAQKFNDYRKMLDEVGKSIDAVTVSTPDHCHAVVASAAMKMGKHCFVQKPLTKSLHEARHLGNLAKEMKVATQMGNQGTAGNDLREQAAICKSGVLGKVSEVHVWTNRPVWPQGLDKPTDTPEVPKNVHWDEWIGPAPKRAFHPAYHPFKWRGWWDFGTGALGDMACHTLNMPFMGMDLRDPISVQALTSGHNKETFPSWSVITFEFPERNGRPAVTFKWYDGGKKPDTALFQGAKVAGSGCLIVGEKGSMYSPGDYAGKTEMLGGITKPTVEYTKSPGHFEEWVRAIKGGDAAVSNFGDYASPLTETILLGNLAVWAAAEKEVMGKKIEWDAKSLTATNAPEVAHIVKPEFHNGYKL encoded by the coding sequence ATGTCGAGTAAGCAAACACGTCGTCGTTTTCTACAAACCACGGCAGCTGTTGGTGTGGGTTATTGGGCAGCCGGTGGTGTCTCGCCGCGTGTGAGCTTGTCGGCTAATGAAGAAATTCGTTTCGCCAGCGTCGGCGTCGGCGGCAAGGGGAGCAGCGACTCGGCCGATGCGGGGCGCAGCGGCAAGATGGTCGCCATCGTCGATATCGACGACTCGACCCTCGGCAAAGCTGGCGAGAAGTTCGAAGGAGCGCAAAAGTTCAACGACTATCGCAAGATGCTCGACGAAGTGGGCAAGAGCATCGACGCGGTGACGGTCAGCACACCTGACCACTGCCACGCTGTGGTTGCTTCGGCCGCCATGAAGATGGGCAAGCACTGCTTTGTGCAAAAGCCGCTGACCAAGTCGCTGCACGAAGCTCGCCACCTGGGCAATCTGGCGAAGGAAATGAAGGTTGCCACGCAAATGGGCAATCAAGGAACAGCCGGCAACGACCTTCGCGAACAAGCGGCCATTTGCAAGAGCGGCGTGCTCGGCAAGGTGAGCGAAGTTCACGTGTGGACCAACCGCCCCGTTTGGCCACAAGGGCTCGACAAGCCAACCGACACCCCCGAAGTACCTAAGAACGTCCATTGGGACGAATGGATTGGCCCAGCTCCGAAGCGCGCCTTCCACCCGGCCTATCATCCGTTCAAGTGGCGCGGTTGGTGGGATTTCGGCACCGGTGCTCTCGGCGATATGGCCTGCCATACGCTCAACATGCCATTCATGGGCATGGACCTGCGCGACCCAATCAGCGTGCAAGCGCTCACTTCGGGTCACAACAAAGAGACGTTCCCCAGCTGGTCGGTCATCACGTTCGAATTCCCCGAACGGAACGGTCGCCCGGCCGTGACCTTCAAGTGGTACGACGGCGGCAAGAAGCCTGACACCGCTTTGTTCCAAGGCGCGAAAGTGGCTGGCAGCGGTTGCTTGATCGTGGGCGAAAAGGGTTCGATGTACTCGCCTGGCGATTACGCCGGCAAGACCGAAATGCTCGGTGGCATCACCAAGCCAACGGTGGAATACACCAAGTCGCCCGGCCACTTCGAAGAATGGGTCCGCGCGATCAAGGGTGGCGATGCAGCTGTTTCGAACTTTGGCGATTATGCATCGCCGCTGACCGAGACCATCCTGCTGGGCAACTTGGCCGTTTGGGCCGCTGCCGAGAAGGAAGTCATGGGCAAGAAGATCGAATGGGATGCCAAGAGCCTGACGGCCACCAACGCTCCCGAAGTGGCTCACATTGTCAAGCCTGAGTTCCACAACGGCTACAAGCTGTAA
- a CDS encoding Uma2 family endonuclease, with product MIIANTPITPEQLLAMPDSKGLEIVAGKLVENKMGAESSELAIVLASILYQYCSKDRIGRVFGPDTSFQCFPHDSTMVRKPDVAFLSYARWPADKRIGAFIKVAPELAIEVLSPNDVIKEVNDKVDDYLAAGVSTVWVVNEFRRYVEVHSANQPPRIATLNDELTCEEILPGFRCGVSEVFARIPTAE from the coding sequence ATGATTATTGCCAACACGCCCATCACTCCTGAACAGCTGCTCGCCATGCCCGATAGCAAAGGGCTCGAGATTGTGGCAGGAAAGCTCGTGGAGAACAAAATGGGAGCGGAATCAAGCGAACTCGCAATCGTGCTGGCGAGCATCTTGTATCAATACTGCAGCAAAGACCGTATTGGTCGCGTATTTGGCCCCGACACTTCGTTTCAATGTTTTCCGCACGACTCAACGATGGTCCGCAAGCCCGATGTGGCGTTTCTAAGCTACGCCAGATGGCCTGCCGATAAACGAATCGGAGCTTTCATCAAAGTCGCTCCCGAACTGGCGATTGAAGTTCTCTCGCCCAACGATGTGATCAAAGAGGTCAATGACAAGGTTGACGACTACCTTGCCGCAGGCGTATCAACCGTGTGGGTCGTGAATGAGTTTCGCCGCTACGTGGAAGTCCATTCCGCAAACCAGCCACCGCGAATCGCAACTTTGAATGACGAACTGACGTGCGAAGAGATCCTGCCGGGCTTTCGTTGCGGAGTGAGCGAAGTCTTTGCCCGTATTCCCACGGCTGAGTGA
- a CDS encoding LL-diaminopimelate aminotransferase: MSDPYFQQLFAERIGGVNYGKGTEIYKFEKIKRAKRKALADFPNRLLVDFGIGENDSMAPENVRAALTAEVNKPENRGYMDNGNQRFKEAAAAFMQRNFGVKLDPNTQVNHCIGSKPALAMIPACFINPGDVTLMTVPGYPVAGTHTRYYGGNVFRLPLLAQNNFYPDFKSIPADIWTKVKLLVINYPNSPTGKTATKEFYEQVVSLAKEKNFVVVQDAAHSLLSYDQKPSSFLQTPGAMDVGVEVHSLSKGFDMIGWRIGWVCGHERIVRAFSDVKDNSDSGQFGAIQNAAAAALDDDSIHERTRTKYKRRLEKLVAMLTRCGFNCKMPGGTYFLYTPAPSGLKDGTKFANAEEASQFLITQLSIVTVPWDDAGAFLRFSVTYEAADEAAEDALMAAAEDRLKGCGVQFS, translated from the coding sequence ATGAGCGACCCTTATTTTCAGCAGTTGTTTGCCGAGCGAATCGGTGGCGTGAATTACGGCAAGGGAACCGAGATCTATAAGTTCGAAAAGATCAAACGGGCCAAGCGGAAGGCACTGGCCGATTTTCCGAATCGGCTGCTCGTCGATTTCGGCATTGGCGAAAACGACTCGATGGCTCCCGAGAATGTGCGGGCTGCACTGACCGCCGAAGTCAACAAGCCCGAAAATCGCGGCTACATGGACAACGGCAATCAGCGGTTCAAAGAAGCGGCCGCTGCGTTCATGCAGCGGAACTTCGGCGTGAAGCTCGATCCGAACACGCAGGTGAATCACTGTATCGGCAGCAAGCCGGCACTCGCGATGATCCCCGCCTGCTTCATCAATCCTGGCGACGTCACTTTAATGACGGTGCCGGGCTATCCCGTCGCCGGTACCCACACGCGTTACTACGGTGGCAATGTCTTTCGCCTGCCACTCCTCGCGCAGAACAATTTCTATCCCGATTTCAAATCGATCCCCGCGGACATTTGGACGAAGGTCAAGTTGCTGGTCATCAACTATCCCAACAGCCCGACCGGCAAGACCGCGACCAAGGAGTTCTACGAGCAAGTGGTTTCACTCGCCAAAGAGAAGAACTTTGTCGTGGTGCAAGACGCTGCTCACAGTCTGCTGAGCTACGACCAAAAGCCCTCGAGCTTCTTGCAGACGCCCGGGGCGATGGATGTCGGCGTCGAAGTTCATTCGCTCTCGAAGGGCTTCGACATGATCGGCTGGCGCATCGGTTGGGTCTGCGGTCACGAACGGATCGTGCGGGCCTTTTCCGATGTGAAAGACAACAGCGATTCGGGGCAGTTCGGCGCGATTCAAAACGCTGCTGCTGCCGCTCTCGATGACGACAGTATTCACGAACGGACGCGCACGAAGTACAAGCGGCGGCTGGAGAAGCTGGTCGCGATGCTGACTCGCTGCGGTTTCAATTGCAAAATGCCCGGCGGTACTTACTTCCTGTACACGCCCGCCCCCAGCGGCTTAAAGGATGGCACCAAGTTCGCAAATGCCGAAGAGGCAAGCCAGTTCCTTATTACGCAACTGTCAATCGTCACCGTCCCCTGGGACGATGCTGGAGCGTTCCTGCGCTTCAGTGTGACGTACGAAGCCGCGGATGAAGCTGCTGAAGACGCCCTGATGGCAGCGGCCGAAGATCGGCTCAAGGGCTGCGGCGTCCAATTTTCCTGA